From Pseudoalteromonas viridis, one genomic window encodes:
- a CDS encoding non-ribosomal peptide synthetase — MYPLAPLQQGILAMHTLSDGRDPYVTTMAFSFSQPELLTLLEAQLNTLIARHDVLRTAILWRGRTEPLQVVLRAAHIAAQWLPVKAGQDVQTVFENYVAHGAHRLELESAPMMQLQAMEDKQTQQIYAVLKVHHLLIDHVSLDILMAELAQIESEGAASLPAVTPYRHFIARVLHGQQEHDAQQYFKAQLGEFDQPAYPFGLSEVNGDGGHIDEFKQRITGELASRVRDYAKSQAMSPAALFHLAWGRVVAACSGQQDVVFGTVLSGRMQGGSELAQMLGMMINTLPIRVTLDQRTARVALNDTHGALQSLLPHEQAPLSEAMQASGVAGNMPLFSAVLNYRHSHDVSAPDEQAELKLLGVKERTNYPCVMSVDDLGGDFSLTLQVDSSVGGQRMNGYLIAALTQLLDALESDSPQPVATLPVLPDDEQHRYLSQWNDTAQSYAREACVHQLFEQQVAATPGNIALRFEAQTLTYAALNSKANQLAHYLRDTHHIGPDSLVGLCVERSVEMVIGIWGILKAGGAYVPLDPELPAARLNYLVENASADVVLSTRAVASRVELGEATVVALDDFDYDAHDERNIPVSDIGLTSRHLAYMIYTSGSTGKPKGVLLEHQALHNRIDWMDKEYGCDSKDKILQKTPYSFDVSVWEFVWPMLKGAELVIAKPGGHKDPSYLSELIAATGVTKLHFVPSMLGVMLEHGDLSRCTSIQQVFCSGEALQISHVEQFKACLPTAQLHNLYGPTEAAIDVSYWDCAQPYGSSVPIGKPIQNIQLLILDEALNLLPQGACGELHIGGEGLARGYLNRPELTEERFIANPFFDASAANSSPRLYKTGDLVRYREDGNIEYMGRMDHQVKIRGLRIELGEIEFYIGEHSAVDSALVMALTDEHGNQRLVAYVKPLHECDEQALTAAIKAQLSEALADYMVPDSFVFVSQWPQTPNGKIDRKALPAPELSGLAGAYQAPHGDAEVMLAQVWADILKLPAGQISRDANFFALGGHSLLVMKLVQHIDQIFKTHGIAINKVVERPTLSAMAQLITEHNDHEWQAIRPVLSLDCDPAATIYLAPGAGMTSGGYMDLARALPQVQLMSLEPVGMSEQDPQIDSWDALIACYADAIINERTARGAQTEPVVLMGHSSGGAVAFATALKLESLGCQTQLLLCECLVATDDQAQFEISEAEKQELMLSYARELKPEDSEEQLLSWLSLAMTQRLFNVYFQQVDWSRRYQPEASLQGAVCMITTPELGEAYWQQKQAQLQAHISTQITTINTQGQHVTMVKSPYVSGLADKLMTLLA; from the coding sequence ATGTATCCGCTGGCACCGCTACAGCAAGGGATCCTGGCCATGCACACCCTGAGCGATGGCCGCGACCCTTATGTCACGACCATGGCGTTTTCCTTCTCGCAGCCGGAATTACTCACGCTGCTGGAAGCTCAGCTCAATACGCTGATTGCCCGCCACGATGTATTGCGCACTGCGATTTTATGGCGCGGTCGTACAGAGCCCCTTCAGGTGGTCCTGCGGGCAGCGCACATTGCTGCGCAATGGTTGCCGGTGAAGGCGGGGCAGGATGTACAAACGGTATTCGAAAACTACGTTGCACATGGCGCGCACCGCCTTGAGCTTGAATCGGCCCCTATGATGCAGTTGCAGGCCATGGAGGATAAGCAGACGCAGCAAATTTATGCGGTGCTTAAAGTGCACCATCTGCTGATTGACCATGTGTCGCTGGATATTCTGATGGCCGAGCTGGCGCAGATAGAAAGCGAGGGAGCAGCGAGCCTGCCTGCCGTTACCCCGTATCGCCACTTTATTGCCCGGGTACTGCACGGCCAACAAGAGCACGACGCTCAGCAGTACTTTAAAGCACAATTGGGGGAGTTTGATCAGCCAGCGTATCCGTTTGGGCTCAGTGAGGTCAACGGTGACGGTGGTCATATTGATGAATTTAAACAGCGTATTACGGGCGAGCTTGCAAGCCGGGTAAGAGACTATGCAAAAAGCCAGGCGATGAGCCCGGCGGCGTTATTCCATCTGGCCTGGGGCCGGGTTGTCGCAGCCTGCTCGGGCCAGCAGGATGTGGTGTTTGGCACTGTGTTGTCGGGGCGGATGCAAGGTGGTTCCGAGCTGGCACAGATGCTGGGCATGATGATCAATACTTTGCCCATTCGTGTGACTTTAGATCAGCGCACCGCGCGAGTGGCCCTGAACGATACCCATGGCGCCCTTCAGTCGCTGCTGCCTCATGAGCAGGCACCGCTCTCTGAGGCCATGCAGGCCTCGGGCGTGGCCGGCAATATGCCGCTGTTCAGCGCGGTGCTCAACTATCGTCATTCGCACGATGTCAGCGCACCCGATGAACAGGCCGAGCTGAAACTGTTAGGGGTGAAAGAGCGCACTAACTACCCGTGTGTAATGTCAGTTGATGATCTTGGCGGCGATTTTTCCCTGACGCTGCAAGTCGACAGCAGCGTAGGGGGCCAGCGAATGAATGGCTATTTGATAGCGGCGCTGACTCAGCTGCTGGACGCGCTTGAAAGCGACTCGCCGCAGCCGGTTGCCACCTTGCCAGTGTTGCCAGATGACGAGCAGCATCGTTATCTGAGCCAGTGGAATGATACCGCGCAAAGCTATGCGCGCGAGGCGTGTGTGCATCAGCTGTTCGAACAGCAAGTTGCGGCGACACCGGGGAACATTGCACTGCGCTTCGAGGCCCAGACCCTTACTTATGCCGCGCTGAACAGCAAGGCCAATCAGCTGGCGCATTATTTGCGAGACACCCATCACATTGGCCCGGATTCACTGGTTGGCTTGTGCGTGGAGCGCTCCGTGGAAATGGTGATTGGCATCTGGGGGATCCTCAAGGCCGGTGGGGCCTATGTCCCGCTGGACCCTGAGCTGCCCGCAGCACGACTCAATTATCTGGTTGAGAATGCCAGTGCCGATGTGGTGCTCAGCACCCGCGCTGTGGCCAGTCGCGTTGAACTGGGCGAGGCCACCGTCGTGGCGCTGGATGACTTTGATTATGACGCCCATGACGAGCGTAATATCCCGGTGAGCGACATCGGTCTTACCTCGCGCCATCTGGCTTATATGATCTATACCTCCGGCTCCACGGGCAAACCCAAAGGCGTGCTGCTGGAGCATCAGGCGCTGCACAACCGCATCGACTGGATGGACAAGGAATATGGCTGCGATAGCAAAGACAAAATCCTGCAAAAGACGCCATACAGCTTTGATGTCTCGGTGTGGGAGTTTGTCTGGCCTATGCTCAAAGGCGCCGAGCTGGTGATTGCCAAACCGGGCGGACACAAAGACCCCAGCTATCTGAGCGAGCTGATCGCAGCCACAGGCGTGACTAAGCTGCACTTTGTACCTTCTATGTTAGGGGTGATGCTGGAGCACGGCGACTTGAGCCGTTGCACCTCGATACAGCAGGTGTTCTGTAGCGGCGAAGCATTGCAGATAAGCCATGTTGAACAATTTAAGGCCTGCCTGCCAACGGCGCAGCTGCACAACCTGTATGGCCCGACGGAAGCGGCCATCGACGTGAGTTACTGGGACTGTGCACAACCGTATGGCAGCAGTGTGCCGATAGGTAAGCCTATTCAGAATATTCAGCTGCTTATCCTTGATGAAGCACTCAATCTGTTGCCGCAGGGGGCGTGTGGTGAGCTACACATTGGTGGCGAAGGCCTGGCCCGTGGCTACCTCAATCGCCCGGAACTGACCGAAGAACGTTTTATTGCCAATCCCTTTTTCGATGCCAGCGCGGCAAACAGCAGCCCGCGTCTTTACAAAACCGGTGACTTAGTGCGCTATCGCGAAGACGGCAACATTGAATACATGGGCCGGATGGACCATCAGGTGAAGATCCGGGGTTTGCGTATTGAGCTGGGCGAAATTGAGTTTTATATCGGTGAGCACAGCGCGGTAGATTCGGCGCTGGTGATGGCTTTAACGGATGAGCATGGCAATCAGCGCCTGGTGGCCTATGTGAAACCACTGCACGAGTGCGATGAGCAGGCACTCACCGCCGCCATTAAAGCGCAGCTTAGCGAGGCATTGGCCGACTACATGGTGCCCGACAGCTTTGTGTTTGTCAGCCAGTGGCCGCAAACCCCCAACGGTAAAATTGACCGTAAGGCATTGCCTGCGCCCGAATTATCGGGGCTGGCTGGCGCATACCAAGCACCACATGGGGATGCGGAAGTGATGCTGGCGCAGGTGTGGGCCGATATACTCAAGCTGCCAGCCGGGCAGATCAGCCGCGATGCCAACTTCTTTGCGCTGGGTGGCCATTCACTGCTGGTGATGAAGCTGGTACAGCACATCGACCAAATCTTTAAAACCCACGGCATTGCCATCAACAAGGTGGTTGAGCGACCGACACTCAGCGCCATGGCGCAGCTGATCACAGAGCACAACGACCATGAATGGCAGGCCATTCGCCCGGTGTTATCACTGGACTGTGACCCGGCTGCAACGATTTATCTGGCACCGGGGGCAGGCATGACCAGTGGTGGTTATATGGACCTGGCGCGGGCGTTACCTCAGGTGCAACTGATGAGTTTGGAGCCTGTGGGCATGAGCGAGCAGGACCCGCAAATCGACAGCTGGGATGCGCTGATTGCCTGTTACGCCGACGCCATTATCAATGAGCGCACAGCACGTGGTGCACAGACGGAGCCTGTGGTGCTGATGGGCCACAGCTCTGGCGGCGCCGTGGCATTTGCAACGGCACTGAAGCTGGAGTCATTAGGGTGTCAAACACAGCTGTTACTGTGTGAGTGTTTAGTGGCAACCGATGATCAGGCTCAGTTCGAAATCAGCGAGGCTGAAAAGCAGGAACTCATGCTGTCGTATGCCAGAGAATTGAAACCCGAAGACAGCGAGGAGCAGTTGTTGTCCTGGCTCAGTCTGGCCATGACCCAGCGTTTGTTCAATGTCTATTTTCAGCAGGTTGACTGGTCACGGCGCTATCAGCCTGAGGCCAGTCTTCAGGGCGCGGTCTGCATGATCACTACCCCTGAGCTGGGAGAGGCCTACTGGCAGCAAAAACAGGCGCAGTTGCAGGCGCATATCAGCACCCAAATTACGACCATTAACACTCAGGGCCAACACGTCACTATGGTGAAAAGCCCTTATGTCAGTGGTCTGGCAGATAAGCTCATGACGCTACTGGCATGA
- a CDS encoding cyclic peptide export ABC transporter — MLYRLVLSHKKLLILATLLSVVSALSGIGIISLVNAEIENVSNPDSDVLRGLAIFFAALAGFLTFSVISQYILTKLSVQIMVSIRENLVQRVLSTSYEQIERVGGHRIFATLTKDIESLTATLSAVPHVAYNLATVLLCFAYMTYQSWQLFLFVGGVLLLAMVVAQLLMGLGIQRFQAVRELDDSLFKNFRALIDGGKELNINFNRKRFFYKEVVTPNIQEIKKSTISAHIVFIILSNWTNLILFLALGSVVFMSQLFLSGIATAVVVSFVLTLVYVIGPLTVLINTYSVVAEGIVSSQKIEKLQLSEEILTDQLDNTLNPEHNWQTLDIEAIEYEYRRDDSDDYHFSIGPVSTQIQRGEIVFLIGGNGCGKSTFAKVLCGLYTPTQGRIRLDGRDAAQAMDWYRCHFSTIFSDFYLFEQVIDANGMLADDNKIRQYLSKLKLDQKVTVDKGILSTTELSQGQKKRLGLLLSYMEDTPLYIFDEWAADQDPYFRNFFYRELLPELKSLGKTVFVISHDEHYFSLSDRILKFEAGQMEDVTASFSATQPVDTHQPVALA; from the coding sequence ATGTTATACCGGCTCGTTTTATCTCATAAGAAACTCCTCATTCTTGCCACTTTGTTGAGTGTGGTCAGTGCCTTATCCGGCATTGGTATCATCTCACTGGTTAATGCGGAGATAGAAAATGTGTCTAACCCCGACTCGGATGTGCTCCGGGGCTTGGCCATCTTTTTCGCTGCGCTGGCGGGGTTTTTAACCTTCAGTGTGATTTCTCAATACATACTGACCAAGTTGTCGGTTCAAATCATGGTGAGCATTCGCGAAAACTTAGTACAGCGGGTGCTTTCTACCAGCTATGAGCAGATTGAGCGCGTTGGCGGCCATCGCATATTCGCAACCCTGACCAAAGACATAGAATCGCTCACCGCAACCCTCAGTGCGGTGCCACACGTTGCGTATAACCTGGCAACCGTACTTTTGTGTTTTGCCTACATGACCTATCAGTCCTGGCAATTATTTTTGTTTGTCGGCGGCGTTTTACTGCTGGCCATGGTGGTTGCGCAGCTGCTGATGGGGCTGGGTATACAGCGTTTTCAGGCGGTCCGGGAGCTCGATGACAGCTTATTTAAAAACTTTCGTGCGCTGATCGACGGCGGCAAAGAGCTCAACATTAACTTCAACCGCAAGCGCTTTTTCTACAAAGAGGTGGTGACGCCGAACATTCAGGAAATTAAAAAGTCGACGATTTCGGCGCACATTGTTTTCATTATTCTGAGCAACTGGACCAACTTAATCCTGTTTCTGGCACTGGGCTCTGTGGTGTTTATGTCACAGCTGTTTTTGAGCGGTATTGCCACGGCCGTGGTGGTGAGCTTTGTACTGACACTGGTGTATGTGATAGGGCCGCTGACGGTGCTGATCAACACCTATTCTGTGGTGGCTGAGGGCATAGTATCGAGTCAGAAAATTGAAAAGCTGCAACTGTCTGAGGAGATCCTGACCGACCAGCTGGATAACACGCTGAATCCGGAGCACAACTGGCAAACTCTCGACATTGAGGCCATTGAGTATGAATACCGCCGCGATGACAGCGACGACTATCACTTTTCCATCGGGCCTGTTAGTACGCAAATTCAGCGCGGCGAAATCGTTTTTCTGATCGGCGGCAATGGCTGCGGTAAATCCACTTTCGCCAAAGTGCTGTGTGGTTTGTATACCCCAACTCAGGGTCGTATTCGCCTTGACGGTCGCGATGCCGCACAGGCGATGGACTGGTATCGTTGCCACTTTAGCACCATCTTTTCAGACTTTTACCTGTTTGAGCAAGTGATCGACGCCAACGGCATGCTGGCAGACGACAACAAAATTCGCCAGTACCTGAGCAAGCTTAAACTGGACCAAAAGGTCACGGTAGACAAGGGCATTTTGTCCACCACTGAGCTGTCTCAGGGTCAGAAAAAGCGTCTGGGTTTGCTGTTGTCTTATATGGAAGACACGCCGCTGTACATCTTTGATGAATGGGCTGCCGATCAGGACCCGTATTTCAGAAACTTCTTTTATCGCGAGCTGTTACCTGAGCTGAAATCGCTGGGTAAGACAGTATTTGTGATCAGCCACGATGAGCATTACTTCTCGCTGTCTGACCGTATCCTCAAGTTTGAGGCCGGTCAGATGGAAGACGTCACCGCGTCATTCTCGGCGACACAGCCCGTTGATACACATCAGCCTGTCGCCCTGGCTTAA